One window of Bifidobacterium pseudocatenulatum DSM 20438 = JCM 1200 = LMG 10505 genomic DNA carries:
- a CDS encoding polysaccharide pyruvyl transferase family protein, which translates to MVLKNLLNTVVLEIAKKNFKIKKVTMFDKNIYVSTIIDSYNYGTVLQAVATRDVLGPYGKPLFIDYCREAWTHEGLRDIYLKDMNHFLPINIVRYFVALPELKTNKKLFRSFVERQLHLVDANPFIAGSGRFDEQAVYCVGSDQTWNEELNKGIDPVYTLKNVPSDCRKISLSASFGRPSIPDAEAAKMKPLLEQFDAISVRESSSVSILEQMGIKGSVALKDPVLLCRPQLWHELSHSVPKYKDQYVLIYMLNHNQRMIGYAQQLAEEKGLKVRIVTFSPRKPGSAGCESICQPTPEQWLAAFRDADYVVTDSFHGTCFSILFNKPMIVFDPPRYSVRLTDVLKDFDLSDRRTDNQVAIKDIDTADGEIDWGPVQTMLADFRKVASEFLDKYFTAL; encoded by the coding sequence ATGGTTTTGAAGAATTTATTAAATACTGTTGTTCTCGAAATTGCAAAGAAAAACTTTAAGATAAAGAAGGTGACGATGTTTGATAAAAATATATATGTGTCAACAATAATCGATTCATATAATTATGGTACTGTTTTACAGGCTGTGGCAACGCGCGATGTTCTTGGACCATACGGCAAGCCGTTATTTATCGACTATTGCCGAGAAGCGTGGACTCATGAGGGTTTGCGGGACATTTATCTTAAGGATATGAATCACTTTTTGCCCATTAACATAGTTCGATATTTTGTCGCACTTCCAGAGTTGAAGACGAATAAAAAACTATTCCGCTCTTTCGTGGAAAGACAGTTGCATTTGGTCGATGCTAATCCATTCATCGCGGGTAGTGGTCGATTTGACGAGCAAGCGGTGTATTGTGTAGGTAGCGACCAAACTTGGAATGAGGAGCTCAACAAGGGCATTGACCCTGTATATACCTTGAAGAACGTTCCTTCGGATTGCCGAAAGATTTCCCTCTCTGCTAGTTTCGGACGCCCATCTATTCCTGATGCCGAAGCCGCGAAGATGAAACCTTTGCTTGAACAGTTCGACGCAATTTCTGTACGTGAAAGCTCTAGCGTGTCGATTCTTGAACAAATGGGTATTAAAGGTTCTGTTGCGTTGAAGGATCCCGTTCTGCTCTGCCGTCCTCAGCTGTGGCATGAGCTTTCTCATAGCGTGCCGAAGTATAAGGATCAATATGTATTGATTTATATGTTGAATCATAATCAAAGAATGATCGGCTATGCGCAGCAGCTGGCCGAGGAAAAAGGTTTGAAAGTTCGTATCGTCACTTTCAGCCCGCGAAAGCCCGGCTCTGCTGGTTGCGAATCAATTTGTCAGCCAACACCTGAGCAATGGCTGGCAGCATTTCGTGATGCTGATTATGTGGTGACGGATTCATTCCATGGCACATGCTTCTCAATTCTCTTCAACAAACCGATGATTGTATTTGACCCCCCTCGATATTCAGTACGGCTGACCGACGTATTGAAAGATTTCGACCTTTCTGATCGTCGCACTGATAATCAAGTCGCAATTAAGGATATCGATACGGCCGATGGGGAAATTGATTGGGGACCTGTGCAAACAATGCTTGCGGATTTCAGAAAAGTCGCAAGTGAGTTTTTGGATAAGTATTTTACTGCATTGTAA
- a CDS encoding polysaccharide pyruvyl transferase family protein, with the protein MKTKIEIGIITVNDPKNYGNRLQNYALQQVLRDYGTVSTVNQFLNVSKPNEIIEKRFFALLRPVAHKVLSLLPSKHALDFKRLYRAEAFTRRYVPCSKLYASTCLIANNIAALKAVVVGSDQVWNDRWISNRVLSARLADMTSDKTKLISYAASFGINQVKDESKPIFKKQLARFSAISVREDQGAKLIGELSGKPATVVLDPTLMVPVEHWRSIVRGFVPRDDKYVLTYFLGEPSAEQERTIQEYAKKHGCRIRRMIDLRDPETYVAGPEDFVELFSKAEYVFADSYHACCFSILFHRQFTVFNRAGTKGKASMNSRMETLFRLFELDSVMLDDGLAPEIDYRKVDLLLQQHRTESRAWLDKAMEV; encoded by the coding sequence ATGAAAACAAAAATCGAAATCGGAATCATAACTGTAAATGATCCTAAAAACTATGGTAATCGTTTGCAAAATTATGCACTTCAGCAGGTATTGCGTGATTACGGTACGGTGAGTACGGTAAACCAATTCTTGAACGTCAGCAAGCCCAATGAGATTATTGAGAAGAGGTTTTTTGCTCTACTTCGTCCTGTAGCGCACAAGGTTTTGAGTTTGTTGCCGTCAAAACATGCACTCGATTTCAAAAGGTTGTATCGGGCTGAAGCATTTACGCGCAGGTATGTTCCTTGCTCCAAGCTATATGCATCCACTTGTTTGATTGCGAACAATATTGCCGCGCTGAAGGCAGTGGTCGTAGGATCTGACCAGGTTTGGAATGACCGTTGGATATCGAATCGGGTGCTGTCGGCAAGACTCGCTGATATGACGAGCGATAAGACGAAGCTGATAAGTTATGCGGCGAGCTTCGGAATCAATCAGGTTAAGGATGAGTCGAAGCCGATTTTCAAGAAGCAATTGGCACGTTTTTCCGCCATCTCGGTGAGGGAAGACCAAGGGGCAAAGCTGATTGGTGAATTGTCTGGGAAACCGGCAACGGTCGTGCTGGATCCGACGCTCATGGTGCCGGTGGAGCATTGGCGTTCTATTGTCAGAGGATTCGTTCCGCGTGACGATAAATACGTGCTTACCTATTTTTTGGGCGAACCGAGCGCCGAACAAGAACGTACTATTCAGGAATATGCCAAGAAGCATGGTTGCCGTATACGGCGTATGATCGATCTTCGCGATCCTGAAACATACGTGGCCGGTCCGGAGGATTTTGTAGAGCTTTTTTCGAAAGCAGAATATGTGTTTGCTGATTCGTACCATGCCTGCTGTTTTTCCATTCTTTTCCATAGGCAGTTCACTGTGTTCAATCGTGCTGGCACTAAGGGTAAAGCAAGTATGAATTCCCGCATGGAAACACTGTTCCGTCTTTTTGAACTCGATTCCGTCATGTTGGATGATGGGCTTGCGCCGGAAATTGATTACAGGAAAGTAGATTTGCTGCTGCAGCAGCATCGCACTGAGTCCAGGGCATGGCTTGACAAGGCCATGGAGGTATAA
- a CDS encoding glycosyltransferase, which yields MNNPKVSVVVPIYKVEPFLQECVDSIQVQTLEDIEIILVDDGSPDRCGAIADEYARKDSRIKVVHQKNSGLGPARNTGIANATGEYVGFVDSDDWIAPTMYSSLYDAASQCDADIVVGGHCDMVNGSVRAVKAHPLAGQILRGSDQILPVRNRLFGHLPEDTEVESFPMRVWTAIYRNDFLKVNGLKFQAILSEDTIFNLSAYRCANVVAFTGDTDYRYRMDDHSSIMRSFSSKKLTQYEQFVDTVQFLAKEEPYQHDECIMRTKRMAIDYCRLYVGLIVGSGLSVRDKLRNIRRLSQSHMCVEACVGYPLETLPRQQRMLHEALCSGQAWEVFVLAEARQVLKKKGWWK from the coding sequence ATGAATAATCCTAAAGTCAGTGTTGTCGTTCCAATATATAAGGTTGAACCTTTTTTGCAGGAATGTGTTGATAGCATTCAAGTTCAAACGCTTGAAGACATTGAAATCATCCTTGTTGATGATGGTAGCCCTGACCGTTGTGGAGCGATAGCAGATGAATATGCTAGAAAAGATTCTCGCATTAAAGTTGTTCATCAAAAGAATTCAGGTCTTGGCCCGGCACGTAATACTGGTATTGCCAATGCGACTGGTGAATATGTCGGCTTCGTAGATTCCGATGACTGGATTGCTCCCACAATGTACAGTAGCCTTTATGATGCCGCGTCGCAATGCGATGCGGATATTGTTGTCGGAGGTCACTGTGACATGGTCAATGGGAGTGTCCGAGCTGTCAAAGCGCATCCATTGGCAGGGCAAATTTTAAGGGGAAGCGATCAGATTCTGCCTGTGCGGAATAGGCTTTTTGGGCATCTTCCGGAAGATACTGAAGTGGAATCATTTCCTATGCGGGTTTGGACAGCGATTTATCGAAATGATTTCTTGAAAGTGAATGGGTTAAAATTCCAAGCAATTCTATCAGAAGATACAATTTTTAACTTATCTGCGTATCGGTGTGCAAATGTTGTTGCATTTACTGGTGATACAGATTATCGGTACCGAATGGACGACCATTCATCGATAATGCGCTCATTCTCTTCAAAAAAACTTACACAATACGAACAATTTGTTGATACGGTGCAATTTCTTGCCAAGGAAGAGCCCTACCAGCATGATGAATGCATCATGCGAACAAAGCGCATGGCGATTGACTATTGCCGTTTGTATGTGGGGCTAATTGTTGGAAGTGGTCTGTCTGTACGGGATAAATTAAGGAACATCCGTAGACTCTCACAGAGCCACATGTGTGTTGAAGCGTGTGTGGGATATCCCTTGGAGACATTACCAAGGCAACAGCGAATGCTTCATGAAGCACTTTGCAGCGGCCAGGCATGGGAAGTATTTGTTTTGGCGGAGGCACGGCAGGTTCTGAAAAAGAAAGGATGGTGGAAGTGA
- a CDS encoding O-antigen ligase family protein yields the protein MSGARLSGIVREPIKADTWIYALSFLTVFVDVSSVIETYAYIRYLMLLIVGIFICLKLTVIVSDKNWLSLVPWLVFFAVVSFSSFLSRDDYTSRNPFLAAIVALGGLLEFIAVINYAFEKRRLRSALNVFYVVALIVLLITDVTVYFSGIYLIGNKFRIAYFHVLFVVLFVIRKAFFKNSKSFINQTLFVGLIILTFAICLKVDCTTGINAIVLMIVWFILGRIFPLFVYNPITASVTVVLSYVFMYIATSFLHITFVANYIVDTLHKDVTMTGRLLIFEVVPKVLSRKPLLGYGYGVSYEVLDFALKGAPDTQNALAEWILYGGYITAIIIILLIALNFKTALTHASTNNVAMLICVAFVYAFICIGTVEISYGMDFFAVLALLRVISLSINQRKG from the coding sequence ATGAGCGGTGCTCGATTATCAGGGATTGTGAGAGAACCTATAAAAGCAGACACGTGGATATATGCTTTGTCGTTTTTGACGGTTTTTGTAGATGTGTCGTCTGTTATTGAGACATATGCATATATACGCTACCTGATGTTATTAATTGTAGGTATATTCATCTGTTTGAAATTAACTGTCATTGTTTCTGATAAAAACTGGTTAAGTCTTGTACCTTGGTTAGTGTTCTTTGCGGTTGTTAGCTTTAGTTCTTTCTTATCGAGGGATGACTATACATCCCGGAATCCGTTCTTGGCCGCAATTGTGGCTTTAGGTGGATTGCTGGAATTTATTGCAGTAATAAACTATGCCTTTGAGAAAAGACGTCTGCGGTCGGCTCTAAATGTCTTTTATGTAGTAGCGTTGATTGTTTTGCTGATTACGGATGTTACAGTTTATTTTTCTGGGATATATCTTATTGGAAATAAATTCAGAATTGCTTATTTTCATGTATTATTTGTTGTGTTATTCGTGATACGAAAAGCATTTTTCAAGAACAGTAAAAGTTTTATAAATCAAACACTGTTTGTTGGCTTAATTATTCTGACTTTTGCTATTTGCCTGAAGGTGGACTGCACTACCGGGATTAATGCGATAGTGCTGATGATTGTGTGGTTTATTCTGGGAAGGATTTTTCCGTTATTCGTTTATAATCCCATTACTGCTTCCGTCACGGTTGTTCTCAGTTATGTTTTCATGTATATCGCCACGTCTTTTTTGCATATTACCTTTGTGGCAAACTACATCGTAGATACTCTTCATAAAGATGTGACGATGACGGGTAGATTGCTGATTTTTGAAGTCGTTCCTAAGGTGCTATCTCGGAAACCGCTTTTGGGATACGGATATGGAGTCAGCTATGAAGTGCTCGATTTTGCTCTGAAAGGTGCGCCGGATACCCAGAATGCTTTGGCGGAATGGATCTTATATGGAGGCTACATTACCGCCATAATAATCATCTTGTTGATTGCACTAAATTTCAAAACAGCTTTGACTCATGCTTCAACGAATAACGTTGCCATGCTTATTTGTGTGGCTTTCGTCTATGCATTCATTTGCATAGGAACTGTTGAAATAAGTTATGGAATGGATTTCTTTGCGGTATTGGCTTTGCTTCGTGTAATTTCATTAAGCATTAATCAGAGGAAGGGATAA
- a CDS encoding nitroreductase family protein yields the protein MSFKHVIGNIFPDSVVNSLRQIKSSLILRKEYNLQAKRFNRTFSREWSTGLMQVQTRIIFLTHQIEKGLGHREFRYGFGAHVFKALGPELAKLETADSDYLDNPVYRECMSAVHEYIARHEAAGKDISEQRRYLGAEHWERAKQATDENGGSIVVAAAEKADNAQKTFIELAENRHSLREYSARPVAEEEIVKAVKLATRAPSACNRQPARVLLISDAHQIAEVLKLQGGVRGYALPPQLLLVTAKTSVFMGPNERNQGFIDGGLFSMMLLMSLEAYGLASCPLHAMLDGKTETKMREILSVPDDEIFVMFIEVGHFPESVRTPQSTRLPMESIFKKAL from the coding sequence ATGAGTTTTAAGCATGTTATCGGTAATATTTTTCCTGATAGTGTTGTGAATTCTCTAAGGCAAATTAAGTCTTCGCTTATCCTTCGGAAAGAATATAATCTGCAGGCGAAGCGATTCAACAGGACTTTTTCCCGCGAATGGTCCACTGGCCTTATGCAAGTGCAAACTCGAATCATTTTTCTAACACATCAGATTGAAAAAGGTCTCGGGCATCGAGAGTTTCGCTATGGATTCGGAGCACATGTTTTCAAAGCACTTGGGCCCGAGCTTGCAAAACTGGAGACTGCTGATTCGGATTATCTCGATAATCCGGTCTATCGCGAGTGCATGAGCGCAGTGCATGAGTATATTGCTCGCCACGAGGCCGCAGGAAAAGATATCAGCGAACAGCGCCGATATCTTGGCGCTGAACATTGGGAGCGCGCAAAGCAGGCGACCGATGAAAATGGTGGAAGTATTGTCGTCGCCGCAGCGGAAAAAGCGGATAATGCACAAAAAACGTTTATCGAATTGGCGGAGAATAGGCATTCCCTGCGAGAGTATTCCGCACGGCCCGTCGCCGAAGAAGAAATCGTCAAGGCTGTGAAACTCGCCACTCGAGCTCCGTCTGCCTGCAATCGACAGCCCGCGCGTGTTTTGTTGATTAGTGATGCGCATCAAATTGCCGAAGTATTGAAGCTTCAGGGAGGTGTTCGGGGTTATGCCCTTCCTCCTCAGTTGCTTCTTGTCACTGCCAAAACCAGCGTGTTCATGGGGCCAAACGAGCGTAACCAGGGTTTTATCGACGGTGGTCTTTTCAGTATGATGCTGCTGATGTCGTTGGAGGCGTATGGATTGGCTTCTTGCCCTTTGCATGCGATGCTGGATGGAAAGACCGAGACTAAAATGCGAGAGATTCTCAGTGTGCCCGACGATGAGATATTCGTAATGTTCATTGAAGTCGGTCATTTCCCGGAATCTGTCCGTACTCCGCAGTCCACTCGACTGCCTATGGAAAGCATTTTTAAGAAAGCTCTTTAA
- a CDS encoding DUF6625 family protein, whose product MKKCALILPYFGKFNNYFPLFLKSCGYNQAYDFFIFTDSTEPYNYPQNVHVVPMTLSEFRTNASQKLGFEPCITTAYKLCDFKPAYGFLFEEYIRDYEYWGHCDCDLVFGNLEKILSPVLDKDYDKIFAAGHLTIYRNNFENNRRFMKSLEGREIYREAFTTNRIYVFDENVKCSMNPDRLNVHTIFRNDNAKIYEKDLSFNVSPKKAKITRTAYNPKTQKFEEDLRYAHLARYYLCSDGLFSASWDKDHVCIRQYLYMHLQSRRMRMSSDIVQSPIVEIRPDRFVKAKFLPSTKTGLQNRFFNVLNWFWIDTYKKRFKEKF is encoded by the coding sequence ATGAAAAAATGTGCTTTGATATTACCGTATTTCGGTAAATTTAATAATTATTTCCCTTTGTTCTTAAAGTCATGTGGCTATAATCAGGCTTACGATTTTTTTATTTTTACTGATAGCACAGAGCCGTATAATTATCCGCAAAATGTACACGTAGTACCGATGACGCTGTCTGAGTTTAGGACTAACGCTTCGCAAAAGTTGGGTTTTGAACCGTGCATTACAACTGCCTATAAACTGTGTGATTTTAAGCCAGCTTATGGTTTTTTGTTTGAAGAATACATTCGAGATTATGAATATTGGGGACACTGTGATTGTGATCTCGTTTTCGGTAATCTTGAAAAGATATTATCTCCTGTGCTGGATAAGGATTACGACAAAATTTTTGCCGCTGGTCATTTGACTATATATAGAAACAACTTTGAAAACAATCGTCGTTTTATGAAATCGCTTGAAGGGCGTGAAATTTACAGAGAAGCATTTACGACAAATCGTATCTACGTATTTGATGAAAATGTTAAATGCTCGATGAATCCTGATCGGCTTAATGTACATACGATTTTTCGAAATGATAACGCAAAGATATATGAGAAAGATTTGTCGTTCAATGTAAGTCCTAAGAAAGCGAAGATTACTAGGACTGCTTACAACCCTAAGACGCAAAAATTCGAAGAGGATCTTAGATATGCGCATTTAGCACGTTATTACCTGTGCTCTGACGGATTGTTTTCGGCTTCATGGGACAAAGACCATGTGTGTATCCGACAATATCTGTATATGCATTTGCAATCACGACGTATGCGCATGTCTTCTGATATAGTACAGTCACCAATTGTGGAGATACGTCCTGACCGTTTTGTTAAAGCCAAATTCCTTCCGTCAACTAAAACCGGATTGCAGAACAGATTTTTTAATGTATTAAATTGGTTCTGGATTGATACTTATAAGAAAAGATTCAAAGAAAAATTTTAA
- a CDS encoding glycosyltransferase → MRILLVNKYFYRKGGAETYFFALSEGLRALGHDVAFFSMQHPNNESSYWSKYFVSEKDYVGDISAFKKVQEASTLIYSFEARRKFEALLEEFKPDVIHMNNVHRQLTLSILDAPYLKKHHVPVVYTAHDYILVCPAYTMVNGHGEVCDACLDKHFMHAVKNVCVKGSRTKSALATMEAEFLKFHHAYDKIDLIVAPSKFMKSKLDEGGFAGKTVAMQNFLTDSQMAMGARVANTHKFEDAQSGARPYFLFFGRLSKEKGILTLVKAFLWATGLANGSADMRSSDQDVQVLPDAWDLHIVGDGPEREAIEQLIASAGPQAESRIHLLGYKSGEDLQREVGNARFSVLSSEWRENMPYSGLESLAAQTPIIGASIGGIPELVEEDKTGFTFESGNITDVRDGLLKAAAVGQSAYGVMQHQCAEYVAAHCRQQAYAKQLERKYFGLTKLRSKNQGEER, encoded by the coding sequence ATGCGAATTCTCCTAGTGAACAAATATTTCTATCGCAAAGGTGGTGCGGAAACCTATTTCTTCGCATTGTCGGAAGGCTTACGTGCGCTCGGCCACGATGTCGCGTTCTTCTCCATGCAGCACCCGAATAACGAGTCAAGTTATTGGAGTAAATATTTTGTTTCCGAAAAGGATTATGTGGGGGATATTTCCGCTTTCAAGAAGGTTCAGGAAGCTTCCACACTGATTTACTCTTTTGAAGCGAGACGCAAGTTCGAAGCTTTGCTAGAGGAATTCAAGCCAGATGTGATCCACATGAACAATGTGCATCGCCAGCTGACGCTCTCGATTCTTGATGCACCGTATTTGAAGAAACATCATGTGCCGGTGGTGTATACGGCGCATGATTATATTCTTGTTTGCCCCGCATACACTATGGTCAACGGGCATGGTGAAGTGTGCGACGCTTGCTTGGATAAACATTTCATGCATGCTGTGAAGAACGTGTGTGTGAAAGGTTCCCGTACCAAAAGCGCCTTGGCGACCATGGAGGCGGAATTCCTAAAATTCCACCATGCGTACGACAAAATTGACTTGATAGTTGCACCGTCGAAATTCATGAAGAGCAAGCTCGACGAGGGAGGTTTCGCAGGCAAAACCGTCGCCATGCAGAACTTCCTGACCGATTCGCAGATGGCGATGGGCGCTCGTGTGGCGAATACGCACAAATTCGAGGACGCGCAGTCTGGGGCGAGGCCGTATTTCCTGTTCTTCGGGCGACTTTCCAAAGAGAAGGGCATTCTTACCTTGGTGAAGGCGTTCCTGTGGGCCACTGGGCTTGCTAATGGGAGTGCCGATATGCGGAGCAGTGACCAGGATGTCCAGGTGCTTCCTGATGCGTGGGATCTGCATATTGTGGGTGATGGTCCGGAACGTGAGGCGATCGAGCAGCTGATCGCCTCAGCTGGCCCGCAGGCCGAGTCTCGCATTCACTTGTTGGGGTACAAGAGCGGCGAGGACCTGCAGCGGGAAGTCGGCAACGCCCGTTTCAGCGTGCTCAGTTCCGAGTGGCGGGAGAACATGCCGTACTCCGGTCTGGAATCCTTGGCTGCCCAGACCCCAATCATCGGTGCCAGCATCGGTGGCATTCCAGAGCTGGTGGAGGAAGACAAAACCGGCTTTACTTTCGAATCCGGAAACATCACGGATGTGAGGGATGGTCTGCTTAAAGCCGCCGCGGTTGGCCAATCCGCGTATGGCGTGATGCAGCATCAGTGTGCCGAATATGTCGCGGCGCACTGCAGACAGCAAGCCTATGCGAAGCAGTTGGAACGGAAATATTTTGGCTTGACTAAATTGCGTTCAAAGAATCAGGGAGAGGAGCGATAA
- a CDS encoding capsular polysaccharide synthesis protein translates to MGSICFGGGTAGSEKERMVEVMAVGHNSIQRIVHRVGEELRSTKEIASYTSWNDALETFHAKWDIQVMNHNGFAEPPAVRDRLIRKHEIMLKYFEQRYGDFYRNYDYDAPMAPVDPDMEGRIWICWWQGLENAPEIVKCCVESICHNAGNHQVTIITDQNVEQYIKIPKWVKKKQSEGIISRTHLSDLLRLSLLAEYGGLWLDATFFCTGPLSDMAFGSPMFSIKRPDYLHCSVAQGYFANYSLGCVNKNRWIFRALRDFYLHYWELNDYLVDYLLTDYLIVLAQRHNKGIADAFAAIKPNNPRCDDLYKVLDELYDESYWSKLTEDTRLFKLTWKQSFPKEVHGRPTFYAKLLGR, encoded by the coding sequence ATGGGAAGTATTTGTTTTGGCGGAGGCACGGCAGGTTCTGAAAAAGAAAGGATGGTGGAAGTGATGGCTGTGGGGCATAACAGTATTCAACGAATTGTTCATCGGGTCGGTGAGGAGCTTCGGTCCACCAAAGAGATCGCCTCGTATACATCATGGAATGATGCTCTAGAGACGTTTCATGCGAAATGGGATATCCAGGTAATGAATCATAACGGATTCGCAGAGCCTCCTGCTGTGCGCGATCGATTGATTCGTAAGCATGAGATTATGTTGAAATATTTCGAACAGCGATACGGCGATTTTTATCGTAATTATGATTATGATGCACCGATGGCTCCTGTCGATCCAGATATGGAAGGGCGCATTTGGATTTGCTGGTGGCAAGGGCTTGAGAATGCCCCAGAAATTGTGAAGTGTTGTGTGGAATCTATTTGCCACAATGCAGGTAATCATCAGGTCACGATTATTACTGATCAGAACGTCGAACAGTATATCAAGATTCCGAAGTGGGTTAAAAAGAAGCAATCTGAAGGAATTATTTCACGAACACATCTTTCTGATTTGTTGCGTCTGTCTTTGTTAGCTGAATATGGCGGTTTATGGCTGGATGCCACTTTTTTCTGCACTGGTCCGCTTTCAGATATGGCTTTCGGCAGTCCTATGTTTTCGATTAAACGTCCGGATTATTTGCATTGTTCAGTTGCACAGGGGTATTTTGCAAATTATTCGCTTGGTTGTGTAAATAAAAATAGATGGATTTTTCGTGCTTTACGTGATTTTTACTTACATTATTGGGAATTAAATGATTATTTAGTTGATTATTTGTTGACGGATTACCTCATTGTGCTCGCCCAACGCCATAATAAGGGCATAGCTGATGCATTTGCGGCGATTAAGCCCAACAACCCACGTTGTGATGATTTATACAAAGTGCTTGATGAGCTGTACGATGAGAGCTATTGGTCCAAGCTCACAGAGGATACGAGGCTATTCAAGCTTACTTGGAAACAGAGTTTTCCCAAGGAAGTGCATGGGCGGCCCACATTTTACGCTAAATTATTGGGACGGTAG
- a CDS encoding acyltransferase, whose protein sequence is MIKDLFRRLILREKSSSKAFVDYWRGKGVSIGDDTYFYDPQSNCLGLNYPFNLSIGRNVRITHGVTIVDHGYDWCVLKGRYGDVLGNTGQVSIGNNVFIGMNAIILKNVNIGDNVIIGAGSVVTHDIPADSVAAGNPCRVLMPLSKYRDKRIASQLDEALNLFKTYCASHAGEIPPKEIFREYFWLFESPDKNGICSCEAFDQTMHLIDGSFTLSVNLSKYSKPMFDGFEEFIKYCCSRNCKEKL, encoded by the coding sequence ATGATTAAAGATTTATTTAGAAGATTGATTCTTCGCGAAAAATCTAGTTCGAAGGCGTTTGTTGACTACTGGAGAGGGAAAGGAGTTTCTATTGGTGATGACACATATTTTTATGATCCGCAGAGCAATTGTTTGGGGCTAAATTATCCTTTTAATCTCAGCATTGGACGCAACGTGCGGATTACCCATGGGGTCACGATTGTGGACCATGGATATGACTGGTGTGTTCTTAAAGGGCGTTATGGAGATGTGCTCGGAAATACGGGGCAGGTTTCAATTGGTAATAATGTGTTCATTGGTATGAATGCGATTATTCTTAAAAATGTAAATATTGGCGATAATGTCATTATTGGAGCTGGCTCGGTTGTCACACATGATATTCCTGCTGATTCGGTAGCGGCAGGCAACCCATGCAGAGTGCTTATGCCGCTTTCGAAATATCGGGATAAGAGAATCGCTTCACAGCTTGATGAGGCTCTGAATTTATTTAAGACCTATTGTGCGTCCCATGCTGGAGAGATACCGCCTAAAGAAATTTTTAGAGAATACTTCTGGTTGTTTGAGAGTCCAGATAAAAATGGAATTTGCAGTTGCGAAGCTTTTGATCAAACCATGCATCTCATTGATGGCAGTTTTACATTAAGCGTCAATTTATCAAAATATTCGAAACCTATGTTTGATGGTTTTGAAGAATTTATTAAATACTGTTGTTCTCGAAATTGCAAAGAAAAACTTTAA